CTTTTGGGTGGGCAGCGCGTTTAAGTGCTCGGGTACAGATGCTGTTTCTTGTGTTGTTTTTTGGGGCCTCATCGGGGCATAGCTATCTACACAACTCTTAAAGGCTGACACATCACTCTGTGGTGAGCGGGCTTGCCCCGCGCTGGGCTGCGCAGCAGCCCCAATAAGGTCACCGCAGAGTGCCAGAATCAGTCGAGGTGAACGTTTTAGGGGCCGCTTCGCAGCCCAGCGCGGGGCAAGCCCGCTCACCACAGAAGCCTGATTGCCATAGATTCCGTATTCACTGGAAGTTGTGTAGATACCCATGCTCATCGGGGGCAAGCCCCCGATGGCGTCAGTCAGAGCACCACCGTCCTATTGGCATTCAAGAACACCCGCCGCTCAATGTGATACCCAACGGCCCGCGCCAACGTGAGTCCTTCAATATCCCGCCCCTTGGCAATCAAGTCCTCGGGATAGTGGCTGTGATCCACCACTTCCACGCCTTGGGCGATGATCGGGCCTTCGTCCAGGTCGTTGTTGATGTAATGCGCCGTGGCACCGACCAGCTTCACGCCCTTGTTGTACGCCTGGTGGTAAGGCTTGGCACCCTTGAACCCCGGCAACAACGAGTGATGAATATTGATGGCCTTGCCGTCCAGCTTGCGGCACAGCTCCGGCGACAGCACTTGCATGTAGCGCGCAAGGATCACCAGTTCGGCGCCAGTGTCTTCCACCACCTGCCACACTTGACGCTCCTGGGACGGTTTGTCGTTAGGGTCGAGGGGGAAATGGTAGTAGGGAATTTGATGCCAGTCGGCCAAAGGTTTGAGATCGGGGTGGTTGGACACCACCGCGACCACGTCCATCGACAGCTGGCCGATGCGCTGGCGGTACAACAGGTCGTTGAGGCAGTGATCGGCCTTGGAGACCATGATCACCACTTTTGGCCGGTAGTTCGGCGCCGTCAGCTCGAAGATCATGCCAAAGGCTTCACCGCGAGTGGCCAGGCCATCGCGAAAACCCTGCTCGTCGAAGCCGTCGGGTTGACGGAATTCCACCCGAATAAAAAATCGGCCCGAGAGGCGATCATCGAACGAATGGTGTTCGGTGACGTAGCAACCCTGCTCGAACAGGTAGCGGGTTACCGCGTCCACCGTGCCGAGCACGCTGGGGCAGTCGGCGGTCAAAATCCATGTATCAGGGGCGCGGCTCATGGGCTCTTCCTCAGGCTTGAACGCTCAGGCCGAACTCGGCCGAGGCGTCCTGCAACCACAACCACCAGTAGTCCGAGAAGCTGCGGCGGATCAGCAGTTCCCAGGTGTCTTGTGCCGTGTGGCGGATCACCAGTTGCGACTTGGCGAACACCGTGCCCACCGCCTTGCCCACCGGGAAGTTGTCGGGGTGCACGTCGTAGCTGGTGGACTTCATCAGCACGTCGCGCACGTTCGGGCCGCTCAGTTCGAGAATCTGCTGGCCGCCGCTGACGTTGACGATCTGGATATGCAGGTCGCCAAGGGCAGCACGCAGGTTCTGTTCGGCAGCGAATTCTTCACCGCTTGGCACGATGAGCAACCACTCATCCGGGCCAAGCCATTGCAGGCTGGTTTCGCCTTTGACGATGACTTGCAGAGCGCCGGGCAACTCGATGCCCAGGGCCTTGTGCACGCCGGCGGCGAAGGCCGCGTCATGCCCATCGCCACGAATAGTCAGGTGGCCGAGGAGTTTCTTTTCACGCACGGTCACGCCGGCGTTCTTGCGGCCCTTGCCGACCAGGCTGGCGAGGTCGGCATGGTGCAGCGACGACTCGGCCTTGGCCCCGGTGGTTGGGCGTTGTTGGTAAACATTGGCTGCTGTCATAAAGCACCTGTTCTGAATGCTGTGGTGTCTGTTCTGGCCTCATCGGGGGCAAGCCCCCTCCCACAGGGGAATGTGGGAGCTGGCTTGCCTGCGATGCAGGCGACTGGGTCTATCAGATGTTCTGGCGATCGCCTTTCGGGTCAAAGAACACCGAAGACACAATCTGCGCCTCAATCACGCTGCCATCCGCCTGCGGTGAGAACACCCGCTCGCCAATGCGCTTCAAGCCGCCCTTCACCACGCCCATGGCAAACGAATAACCCAGGGAGTTGTGCGCATAACTTGAGGTCACGTGACCGACCATCTTCATCGGGATCGACTGCTTCGGATCGAACACCAACTGCGCGCCTTCCGGCAGCCACACGTTTGGATCGATTGGCTTCAAGCCCACCAATTGCTTGCGCTCTTCACGCACGCAGTCTTCACGGTTCATGCCGCGCCAGCCGATCCACGAGAACGGTTTGGTGCGGCCAACGCACCAACCCATGTTCAGGTCGTCCGGGGTCATCGAACCGTCGGTGTCTTGGCCGACGATGATGAAGCCCTTCTCGGCCCGCAGGACGTGCATGGTCTCGGTGCCGTACGGGGTCAGGTTGTACTTTTTGCCGGCCTCGACGATTTTTTCCAGCACGCCCATGGCGTAGTCGGCCTGCACGTTGACTTCGTACGACAGCTCACCGGTAAACGAGATACGGAACACTCGCGCCGGTACGCCGCCGACCAAGCCTTCTTTCCAGGTCATGAACGGGAAGCCGTCCTTGTCCAGGTCGATGTCGGTCACTTCCGCCAGCAGCTTGCGGCTGTTGGGGCCGGACAGGGTCATGGTCGCCCAGTGGTCGGTGACCGAGGTGAAGTACACCTTGAGGTCCGGCCATTCGGTCTGTTGGTAGATTTCCAGCCACTGCAACACGCGAGCCGCACCGCCGGTGGTGGTGGTCATCAGGAAGTGGTTGTCGGCGATGCAGGCGGTCACGCCGTCATCGAAGACCATGCCGTCTTCCTTGCACATCAGGCCGTAGCGCGCCTTGCCCACGTCGAGCTTGGTCCAGGCGTTGCTGTAGATGCGGTTGAGGAACTCGCGGGCATCCGGGCCTTGAATGTCGATCTTGCCGAGGGTGGACGCATCCAGCAGGCCGACGCTGTCGCGCACGGCCAGGCATTCGCGTTTGACCGCAGCGTGCAGGTCTTCACCGTTGCGCGGGAAGTACCACGGGCGTTTCCACTGGCCGACGTCTTCAAACTCGGCGCCGTTCTTCACGTGCCAGGCTTGCAGCGCGGTGTAGCGCACCGGTTCGAAGATGTGCCCACAGTGCCGGCCCGCGACCGCGCCGAAAGTCACCGGCGTGTAGTTGGGACGGAACATGGTGGTGCCCATCTGCGGGATGGTTACGTTCAGGGAGCGGGCGGCAATGGCCAGGCCGTTGACGTTACCCAGCTTGCCCTGGTCGGTGCCAAAGCCCAGCGCGGTATAGCGTTTGACGTGCTCGACCGACTCGAAACCTTCGCGGGTGGCGAGTTCGATGGCGGCAGCAGTGACGTCGTTTTGCAGGTCGACGAATTGCTTCGGCGCCCGGGCGGTCGGCTTGTCGTGCGGCACCTGGTAGATCGCCAGGGTCGGCTCTTCAAGACGGCTCAAGGCTTTTGGCAACGTGCCTTCCACCGGGGCAAAACCGGCTTCGCTGGCGGCGCGTACGCCGCCTTCAAAACCGTCGGCCAGGGAGTCGCCGAGGCCGTAGACGCCATTGATGCCACCGACGCACACACGTTTCTGTGGGGCTTCGCCCGGTACAAAACCGAGGATGTCTTCACGCCAGGTCGGCTTGCCGCCCAGGTGCGAGGCCAAGTGGACCACCGGGCTGTAGCCGCCGGAGCTGGCCACCAGGTCGCAGTCCAGCCATTCGCCGGGGCTGCTGACTTTATGCGCTGTGACGTCAATCGCGGCGATACGCGCAGCGGTCACGCGCTTGGTGCCACGGGCTTCGACCACGGCGCTGCCGGTGAGGATACGGATGCCTTTGGCACGGGCTTCTTCCACCAGCGCGCCGCGTGGGTTGTGGCGCACATCGGCCACGGCGATCACTTGCAGACCGGCGTCGAGCCAGTCCAGGGCAACGCGGTAGGCATGGTCGTTGTTGGTCGACAGCACCAGCTTCTTGCCCGGTGCCACGCCATAACGGCGCACGTAGGTGGAAACTGCGCCGGCCAGCATGTTGCCCGGCACGTCGTTGTTGCCGTACACCAACGGACGTTCGCACGCACCAGTGGCCAGCACCACGCGCTTGGCGCGTACGCGGTGGATACGCTGACGCACCACGCCGATCGGCGCACGGTCACCCAGGTGATCGGTGAGGCGCTCGTGAATGGTCAGAAAGTTATGGTCGTGGTAGCCGTTGACGGTGGCGCGGGGCAGCAGCACCACGTCCGGCAGGGCTTTCAATTCGGCGATGACGCTGGCAACCCATTCGGCGGCCGGTTTGCCGTCGAGGCTTTCGCGGGAATCAAGCAAGGACCCGCCGAACTCTTCCTGCTCGTCGGCGATGATCACACGGGCACCGCTGCGCGCAGCCGCCAATGCAGCGGCCAGGCCAGCAGGGCCGGCGCCCACGATCAGCACGTCGCAGTGACGGTTGAAGTTGTCGTAGGTGTCCGGATCGTTCTCGGTCGGCGAGCGGCCAAGACCTGCGGCCTTACGGATGTACTTCTCGTACGTCATCCAGAACGATTGCGGGTACATGAAGGTTTTGTAGTAGAAACCCGGCGGCATCAGCTTGCCGCCGACCTTGCCGAGAATGCCCATTACGTCGGTGTTGACGTTCGGCCAGCCGTTGGTGCTGGTGGCGACCAACCCTTGGTACAGCGCTTGTTGCGTGGCGCGCACGTTGGGGATCTGGGTGGCTTCGGTGGCGCCGATCTGCAGCACCGCGTTCGGCTCTTCGGCGCCTGCAGCAAAGATGCCGCGAGGGCGCGAGTATTTGAAGCTGCGGCCGATGATGTCGACGCCGTTGGCCAGCAGGGCGGCGGCCAGGGTGTCGCCTTCAAAGCCTTTGTAGCTCTGGCCGTTGAAGCTGAAGGTCAGGACTTTGTTACGGTCGATCCGGCCACCGTTGGACAGGCGATTGATCTGGCTCATACCTTCTCTCCAGCGGCCTTGGCGGTGAATTGCGGCTTCTCGCCGATCTTGTAGGTTTCAAGAATTTCGTAGGTGACGGTGTCGCGGGTGGCGTTGAAGTACTGACGGCAACCGGCGGCATGGATCCACAGTTCGTGGTGCAGCCCACGTGGGTTGTCGCGAAAGAACATGTAGTCGCCCCACTGCTCGTCGGTGCAGGTATTCGGGTCCAGCGGGCGCGGGATGTGCGCTTGGCCGGACGCGTGGAATTCCTCTTCGGAGCGCAGTTCGCCACAGTGAGGACAGAAGATATGCAACATAGGAAATTTCTCCTGTTAGTGGGCGACAGCCGCAGCGCCGTGTTCGTCGATCAACGCACCGTTGTGGAAACGGTCGATGGAGAAAGGGGCGGCCAACGGGTGCATTTCACCCTTGGCGAGGCTTGCGGCAAATACGTTGCCTGAGCCTGGCGTGGCCTTGAAGCCACCGGTGCCCCAACCGCAGTTGAAGAACATGTTCGGCACCGGGGTCTTGGAGATGATCGGGCACGCGTCCGGCGTGGTGTCGACGATGCCGCCCCACTGACGGTTCATGCGCACGCGGGACAGCACCGGGAACATCTCGACGATGGCCTGGATGGTGTGTTCGATCACCGGGTACGAACCACGCTGGCCGTAGCCGTTGTAGCCGTCGATACCCGCGCCGATCACCAGGTCGCCCTTGTCGGACTGGCTGATGTAACCGTGCACGGCGTTGGACATGATCACGCTGTCGATGATCGGCTTGATCGGCTCCGACACCAACGCTTGCAGCGGGTGGGATTCGATGGGCAGGCGGAAGCCCGCCAGCGAAGCCATATGGCCGGAGTTACCCGCCGTGACTACACCGACGCGCTTGGCGCCGATAAAGCCCTTGTTGGTTTCCACGCCGATGCACACGCCGTTTTCCTTGCGAAAACCGATCACTTCGGTCTGCTGGATCAGGTCCACGCCCAGTGCGTCGGCAGCACGGGCAAAGCCCCAGGCCACGGCATCGTGACGGGCCACGCCGCCGCGCCGTTGCACGGTGGCGCCGAGGACCGGGTAGCGGGTGTTCTTGGAGCAATCGAGGTACGGAATCTCGTCGGCCACTTGCTTGGCATTGAGCAGCTCGCCGTCCACGCCGTTGAGGCGGTTGGCGCTGACGCGGCGCTCGGAATCACGGATGTCCTGCAGGGTGTGGCACAGGTTGTACACGCCACGCTGGGAGAACATCACGTTGTAGTTCAGGTCCTGGGACAGGCCTTCCCACAGTTTCATCGCGTGTTCGTACAGGTGCGCCGACTCGTCCCACAGGTAGTTGGACCGCACGATGGTGGTGTTGCGCGCGGTGTTACCGCCGCCCAGCCAGCCTTTCTCGACCACGGCCACGTTGGTGATGCCGTGTTCTTTGGCCAGGTAATAAGCGGTCGCCAGACCATGCCCGCCGCCGCCGACGATGACCACGTCGTAGACCTTTTTCGGGGTCGGCGTGCGCCACATCTTCTGCCAGTTTTCGTGATGGCTGAGGGAGTGCTTGAAGAGGCCGAAGCCCGAGTAGCGTTGCATAGTCATTACTCCAAAACCGCGCTCAGCGATAAACCGGGAAATCAGCGCACAGGGCAGACACGTGCTTGGCCACGTTGGCCTCGACATCGGCGTCGCCGAGGTTGTCGAGGATGTCGCAGATCCAGCCAGCCAACTCGACACACTGCGCCACTTTGAAACCACGCGTGGTCACCGCCGGGGTGCCGATGCGCAGGCCCGAGGTCACGAACGGCGACTGCGGGTCATTGGGCACGGCGTTCTTGTTGACGGTGATGTGTGCGCGACCCAGGGCGGCGTCTGCCTCTTTGCCGGTCAGGCCCTGACGGATCAGGCTGACCAGGAACAGGTGGTTATCGGTGCCGCCGGACACGACATCGTAGCCGCGCTGGATAAACACGCCGGCCATCGCCTGGGCGTTGTCGATCACTTGTTGCTGGTAGGCCTTGAAGCCAGGCTCAGCGGCTTCCTTGAAGCACACGGCCTTGCCGGCGATGACGTGCATCAGCGGGCCGCCCTGGGCGCCAGGGAATACGGCGGCGTTGAGTTTCTTCTCGATGGCTTCGTTGGCCTTGGCCAGGATCAAGCCGCCACGTGGACCGCGCAGGGTCTTGTGGGTGGTGGTGGTGACCACGTCGGCGTACGGCAGCGGGTTCGGGTACAGGCCAGCGGCGACCAGGCCGGCCACGTGGGCCATGTCGACGAACAGCAGCGCGCCGACTTTGTCGGCAATGGCACGAAAGCGCGGGAAATCCAGGGTCTTGGAGTAGGCGGAGAAACCGGCCACGATCATTTTCGGCTGGCACTCGACAGCCAGGCGCTCGACTTCGTCGTAGTCGATCAGGCCCGTGTCGGTGTTGATGCCGTACTGCACCGCGTTGTACAGCTTGCCCGAGGACGACACTTTGGCGCCGTGGGTCAAGTGACCGCCGTGGGCCAGGCTCATGCCCAGGATGGTGTCGCCAGCATTGATCAGCGCCAGGTACACAGCGCTGTTGGCGGACGAACCGGAATGCGGCTGCACGTTGGCGTAATCGGCGCCGAACAGTTGCTTGGCGCGTTCGATGGCCAGCGCTTCAACCTTGTCCACGTGCTCGCAGCCACCGTAGTAGCGCTTGCCTGGGTAGCCTTCGGCGTATTTGTTGGTGAGGCCGCTGCCTTGCGCTTCCATCACACGCTTGCTGGTGTAGTTCTCTGACGCGATCAGCTCGATATGATCTTCCTGACGCTGCTCCTCGGCATTCATCGCCGCCAACAGTGCATCGTCATAACCCTGGATCTGGTCTTTCTTGCTGAACATCGCGTCTCTCCCAGCCTTTCGTATTGTTGAGGCCCGTGCAGGGCCCTTTGATGCGATGGTAGGGCTGGCGCTGGCAGATCAAATGCCTACGCACGCCACGCAAAGGTGCGTTTACGACATTGCCGGAACAACACGGAATAAATGTGGGAGGGGGCCTGCCCCCGATGACAGTGGATCAGCTTGCACATGCTGTGGCTGACACACCGCTATCGGGGGCAAGCCCCCTCCCACAGGGGTTAAGCGTTGATCTGACGGACAAGTAGTAACAGCAAAAAATGCAGCGGATAAAGGGCATACGCCCAGCGGCGCATGGCTGGCGGCGAGATGTTATGGACGTGTCGTAATAAGACCAATCCCGCCAATGGCGCAATCAGGCATGCGGCCAATCCCAGTAGCGCGACCGGCGTGCCGCTATTGAGCAGGATCTGCCATTGGTTGGCGGCCACGCAGACCAACCCCGGCAACACACTGAAATACCAAGGCCGCTTGAACACCAGCAGCATCGCCAGCGGCAGCAATACACCGAAAAATCCGAACATCAGCTGTGCCGAAAATACGGCACCCGTTACCAGGGCAATCAGCGCTAAACCTCGGCCAACCAACGCCTTCTGCTGCCATCCTCTGGCAACCAGCAAACCCAGTGCCAGGGTCGGCAACACATTCAACGTATCCGCATCCTCGATAAACAGCCGATACGGCACTTCGCTGATCACACTGAACAACAGCAGCCAGCCCAGGTAACGCCAATGGCCCGTCACCGGTGCCGTTCTGACCCGATGCAGGTTCGCCGCAATCGCCAGGCAAAACCACGGGAACGCCAGGCGCCCCGGTATGTACAGACCGTCCAGGCTCAAGCCGACATAGCGCAAGTGATCGAGCACCATACTCAGCAGCGCCAGCCACTTGAGCAGATCCAAAGCGCCATCACGGACGCGTCCGACAGGCATCATTCCAGTACCGTGCATAATTCCCCAGTGACTTTGCGTTTACAGAGCGTGCGCACCCCCGACGATCTTGGTTACAGTGCGCACCAACATCGACCACAGGAATGGGCCATGACTGACAAGAGCCAACAATTCGCCAGCGACAACTATTCTGGCATCTGCCCGGAAGCCTGGGCCGCCATGGAACAAGCCAACCAAGGCCATCAACGCGCCTATGGCGATGATGAATGGACCCACCGCGCCGCCGACGGTTTCCGCAACCTGTTCGAAACCGACTGTGAAGTGTTCTTCGCCTTCAACGGCACCGCCGCCAACTCGCTGGCGCTGTCGTCCTTGTGCCAGAGCTACCATAGCGTGATTTGCTCGGAAACCGCCCACGTCGAAACCGACGAATGTGGCGCGCCGGAATTTTTCTCCAACGGCTCCAAGCTGCTTGTAGCCCGCACCGAAAACGGCAAGCTGACCCCGGAATCGATCCGCGAGATCGCCCTCAAGCGCCAGGACATCCACTACCCCAAGCCACGCGTCGTGACCCTGACCCAGGCCACCGAAGTCGGCAGCGTGTACACCCCGCAAGAAATTCGCGCCATCAGCGCCACCTGCAAAGAGCTGGGCCTGAACCTGCATATGGACGGCGCACGCTTCTCCAACGCCTGTGCGTTCCTCGGCTGCTCGCCGGCAGACCTGACCTGGAAGGCCGGTGTGGACGTGCTGTGTTTTGGCGGCACCAAGAACGGCATGGCGGTGGGTGAAGCGATCCTGTTTTTCAACCACAAACTGGCCGAAGACTTCGACTACCGCTGCAAACAGGCCGGCCAACTGGCGTCGAAAATGCGCTTCCTGTCCGCCCCGTGGGTGGGCCTGCTGGAAAACGATGCCTGGCTCAAACACGCACGCCACGCCAACCAATGCGCGCAACTGCTGAGCAGCCTGGTGGCGGATATTCCTGGGGTGCATTTGATGTTCCCGGTGCAGGCCAATGGCGTGTTCCTGCAACTCTCGGAACCGGCCATTGCCGCGCTGACGGCCAAGGGCTGGCGCTTCTACACCTTCATCGGCAAAGGCGGCGCGCGCTTCATGTGTGCGTGGGATACCGAGGAAGAGCGTGTGCGGGAATTGGCGGCAGACATACGCGAGGTCATGGGTGCCTGAAAATTACTGACTGATGTACATAAAACAAATGTGGGAGGGGGCAAGCCCCCTCCCACATTGGGCGGTCCTCGCTGTTAGAACTCGATACGCACATCACCCTTCGGCACGCTGCAGCACGACAGGATGTAGCCTTCGGCTTCGTCTTCCTCGGTGATGCCGCCGTTGTGCTCCATCTCCACCTCGCCGCCCAGCTTCATCACCTTGCACGTCCCGCAAATCCCCATGCCGCAGGCTTTCGGAATCAGCAGCCCAAGCTTGGCCGCCGCCGCATGCACGGTTTCGCCCGGCGCCACGCGGATGCTCTTGCCCGAGGCAATGAACTCCACCTGGTGCAGGTCCGCCAAATCGACTTCCGGCGCATCCGCCGCTTGTTCGGCTTGCTCCACCGCATCCGCACGGGCTTCCGGCGGCGTGGCGCCGAAGGACTCCTCGTGATAGCGCGCCATGTCGAAACCGGCGACTTCCAACAGGCGTTTCACCGCATTCATGTAGGGCGTCGGGCCGCAGCAGAACACTTCGCGCTCCAGGAAGTCGGGCACCATCAGTTCGAGCATCTTGTGGTTCAAGTAACCGCGATACCCAGCCCACGGCTCGCCCAGGCCATGCTTCTCGCAGATCAGGTGCAGGCTGAAGTTGTCGATCCGCGACGCCATGTGCTCCAGCTCGCGGTGGTAGATGATGTCTTTGGGCGAGCGGGCGCTGTGGATAAACGTCATGTCGACATTGGCGTTGGTGTCGTAGAACCAACGCGCCATAGACATCACCGGGGTAATGCCCACGCCGCCGCTCAGGTACAGAACTTTAGGGCTTGGGAAGTCGATGGCGTTGAACAGCCCGACCGGCCCGTGTACCGCCAGTTCCTGGCCCTCGTGCAGGGTGTCGTGCAGCCAGTTGGACACCTTGCCACCCGGCACACGCTTGATGGTCACCGAGAAGCTGTACGGTACCGACGGCGAACTCGAAATGGTGTACGAACGCATGATCGGCTGGCCGTCGATTTCCAGCTCCAGGGTGACAAACTGCCCCGGCTTGAAAAAGAACAGGATCGGCTGGTCGGCCATGAAGCAAAAGGTGCGCACGTCCCAGGTTTCCTGGATGACTTTGACGCAACGGACGATGTGCCGACCATTGGCCCAGGTCTGGGTAGTGACTGGATTCAGGAAACTGTTGGACATGCTGGTTCTCCACGGCCGATGTTCGGCTTTATGGTGGCGATTCTGCGTAAGGCGAGAACCACCCATTTACCTATCTGCGACATTCACATACTTATCGCGACCAGCCCCCAACGACAGGGGGTTGCGCGTCGGGATCAGATTGGGCCATGTCGCCCATGGATAAGGATCGTCGCAACGCCGGCCCCACACTCGCTCCCAACAAAGACGCTTTCTTTACGCCTTGCTGCAAACCTGATTAGCCACTTATCTCGGCCACACAGAATGGCCATGAGGACACACACGATGGACGTCACCGCAACCTTAAGCTTGGGCGATCCGCTGGAACCCGCACGCAAGGCCACCGCGCAAATGCTGCAAGAGCGCGAGCGCACGTTTTCGCTGCCGCAGCCGTTCTACTCTGATGAGCGGCTGTTTGATATCGATATGCAGGAGATCTTCCAGAAAGAGTGGTTGATCGCCGGCATGACCTGCGAAATTCCCGCCAAGGGCAACTACCTGACCCTGCAAATCGGCAAGAACCCGATCATCGTGATCCGTGGCGCCGAAGGCGTGGTGCATGCGTTCCACAACGTCTGCCGCCACCGGGGTTCGCGCCTGTGCACCAGTGACAAGGGCAAGGTCGCCAAACTCGTGTGCCACTACCACCAGTGGACCTACGAACTGGACGGCCGCCTGCTGTTTGCCGGCACCGAGATGGGCGCCGACTTCGACATGAAGCAGTACGGCCTCAAGCCTGTGAACGTGAAGACCGCCGGTGGCTACATCTTCATCAGCCTGGCCGAAAACCCGCCGGCCATCGATGACTTCCTGTCGACGCTGAACCATTACATGGAACCGTACGACATGGAGAACACCAAGGTGGCGATCCAGACCACCTTGTTCGAGAAGGCCAACTGGAAACTGGTGCTGGAAAACAACCGCGAGTGCTACCACTGCAACGCGTCGCACCCCGAACTGTTGAAAACCCTGCTGGAATGGGACGACGTCACCGACCCACGCGCCGACCAGGCGTTCAAGGACCACGTAGCCGCCTCCGCAGCCGCCTGGGACGCCGAGAAGATCCCTTACGCCCACGCCAGCTTCGGCCTGCGTAACCGCATCGTGCGCATGCCGCTGCTCAAGGGCACGGTGTCGATGACGCTGGACGGCAAGCAAGGCTGCGCCAAGCTGATGGGCCGCATCAAGAACCCGGACCTGGGCTCGATGCGCATCCTGCACCTGCCGCACTCGTGGAACCACTGCATGGGCGACCACATCATCGTGTTCACCGTGTGGCCGATCAGTGCCCAGGAAACCATGGTCACCACCAAGTGGATCGTGCACAAGGACGCCGTTGAAGGCGTGGACTACGACGTGGAGCGCATGCGCCAAGTGTGGGACGCCACCAACGACCAAGACCGTCGCCTGGCCGAAGAGAACCAGCGCGGCATCAACTCCACCGCTTACCAGCCCGGCCCGTACTCCAAGACTTATGAGTTCGGCGTGGTGAATTTCGTAGACTGGTACAGCGAACGCCTGTTGAGCAACCTGGGGGCCGCGCCAGCCCCGTATCTCAAAGGTGTGGCCGTGCACGAGTAATTGAGGCCACTCATAGTGCGTAGCCGCTGCCGAGCCCCGGCGAGGCTGCGTTTGCGGTCTGCCTGACACACCGCTGACGCTGCCTCGCCGGGGCTCGACAGCGGCTACGGCACGCAACGTGCACTTGCCGGCGAGGGTTAAGACGATATCTAAGCCCCTCTCCGCTGATCAAAATTCAATCAAGTCTGCTGGAGACCTCTCACAGCCTGCCTCTTAGCCTTCGCCCAACAACTTATCCACAGAGCCACCCACAGCAATTGTGGGCAAGTGCGTTGCCCGGCCGAAATTAACTGAAGAAAATCCGTGACTTATTCAAGTCTACGGTTTTAACCCGCGACTGATCATTTTATAACCAACTCCATGCAAACCATATAAACCGTGGCCTCCAGCGGTACGCAAACACCTTATCCACAGAACCGCCAACAGAGTTTGGGGGCAACTTTGCATGTGCTGTGGAAAACCACCTCAACCCAGCATAAATACCGGCTTACAGCGCTTTTTACTCGGCAAAACGCGCTTTTGGATGATTTTTGACCAATACTGCCAACCCCACGTATTTCGTGGGTTGCAGAGGGTAGCGAACATCTTATCCACAGAAGCGCCAACAGACTTTGGGGGCAAGTCGAACACGGGGGTTCGCCTTATCCACACACAATTGCCCGTAAAAACCGTCACTTAGGCTGGTCGTTTTTCATACAGCAGGCTACAGGCGTGGTTTGACGGGGCCTGTGGACAACCACAAACACCTTATCCACAGCCCCGTGCACAGCGATTGTGGGTAACCGACCGTTTGTCCGCCAACCGTACAAAAATCACCCACATTTAAAGTTCATCTACACTCTTGCTTGCAGTGATATCCAATGGCCTGGGTAAGTGCAGAAGTCCTTGGCGCGACAGAGGGAGATAGATCAGTGATGTGGCAGGGTCATTCCAGCCATCACTGCGCCAAAGGTTTTACGCTGA
The genomic region above belongs to Pseudomonas sp. S35 and contains:
- the purU gene encoding formyltetrahydrofolate deformylase, which produces MSRAPDTWILTADCPSVLGTVDAVTRYLFEQGCYVTEHHSFDDRLSGRFFIRVEFRQPDGFDEQGFRDGLATRGEAFGMIFELTAPNYRPKVVIMVSKADHCLNDLLYRQRIGQLSMDVVAVVSNHPDLKPLADWHQIPYYHFPLDPNDKPSQERQVWQVVEDTGAELVILARYMQVLSPELCRKLDGKAINIHHSLLPGFKGAKPYHQAYNKGVKLVGATAHYINNDLDEGPIIAQGVEVVDHSHYPEDLIAKGRDIEGLTLARAVGYHIERRVFLNANRTVVL
- the soxG gene encoding sarcosine oxidase subunit gamma family protein; its protein translation is MTAANVYQQRPTTGAKAESSLHHADLASLVGKGRKNAGVTVREKKLLGHLTIRGDGHDAAFAAGVHKALGIELPGALQVIVKGETSLQWLGPDEWLLIVPSGEEFAAEQNLRAALGDLHIQIVNVSGGQQILELSGPNVRDVLMKSTSYDVHPDNFPVGKAVGTVFAKSQLVIRHTAQDTWELLIRRSFSDYWWLWLQDASAEFGLSVQA
- a CDS encoding sarcosine oxidase subunit alpha translates to MSQINRLSNGGRIDRNKVLTFSFNGQSYKGFEGDTLAAALLANGVDIIGRSFKYSRPRGIFAAGAEEPNAVLQIGATEATQIPNVRATQQALYQGLVATSTNGWPNVNTDVMGILGKVGGKLMPPGFYYKTFMYPQSFWMTYEKYIRKAAGLGRSPTENDPDTYDNFNRHCDVLIVGAGPAGLAAALAAARSGARVIIADEQEEFGGSLLDSRESLDGKPAAEWVASVIAELKALPDVVLLPRATVNGYHDHNFLTIHERLTDHLGDRAPIGVVRQRIHRVRAKRVVLATGACERPLVYGNNDVPGNMLAGAVSTYVRRYGVAPGKKLVLSTNNDHAYRVALDWLDAGLQVIAVADVRHNPRGALVEEARAKGIRILTGSAVVEARGTKRVTAARIAAIDVTAHKVSSPGEWLDCDLVASSGGYSPVVHLASHLGGKPTWREDILGFVPGEAPQKRVCVGGINGVYGLGDSLADGFEGGVRAASEAGFAPVEGTLPKALSRLEEPTLAIYQVPHDKPTARAPKQFVDLQNDVTAAAIELATREGFESVEHVKRYTALGFGTDQGKLGNVNGLAIAARSLNVTIPQMGTTMFRPNYTPVTFGAVAGRHCGHIFEPVRYTALQAWHVKNGAEFEDVGQWKRPWYFPRNGEDLHAAVKRECLAVRDSVGLLDASTLGKIDIQGPDAREFLNRIYSNAWTKLDVGKARYGLMCKEDGMVFDDGVTACIADNHFLMTTTTGGAARVLQWLEIYQQTEWPDLKVYFTSVTDHWATMTLSGPNSRKLLAEVTDIDLDKDGFPFMTWKEGLVGGVPARVFRISFTGELSYEVNVQADYAMGVLEKIVEAGKKYNLTPYGTETMHVLRAEKGFIIVGQDTDGSMTPDDLNMGWCVGRTKPFSWIGWRGMNREDCVREERKQLVGLKPIDPNVWLPEGAQLVFDPKQSIPMKMVGHVTSSYAHNSLGYSFAMGVVKGGLKRIGERVFSPQADGSVIEAQIVSSVFFDPKGDRQNI
- a CDS encoding sarcosine oxidase subunit delta; this translates as MLHIFCPHCGELRSEEEFHASGQAHIPRPLDPNTCTDEQWGDYMFFRDNPRGLHHELWIHAAGCRQYFNATRDTVTYEILETYKIGEKPQFTAKAAGEKV
- a CDS encoding sarcosine oxidase subunit beta → MQRYSGFGLFKHSLSHHENWQKMWRTPTPKKVYDVVIVGGGGHGLATAYYLAKEHGITNVAVVEKGWLGGGNTARNTTIVRSNYLWDESAHLYEHAMKLWEGLSQDLNYNVMFSQRGVYNLCHTLQDIRDSERRVSANRLNGVDGELLNAKQVADEIPYLDCSKNTRYPVLGATVQRRGGVARHDAVAWGFARAADALGVDLIQQTEVIGFRKENGVCIGVETNKGFIGAKRVGVVTAGNSGHMASLAGFRLPIESHPLQALVSEPIKPIIDSVIMSNAVHGYISQSDKGDLVIGAGIDGYNGYGQRGSYPVIEHTIQAIVEMFPVLSRVRMNRQWGGIVDTTPDACPIISKTPVPNMFFNCGWGTGGFKATPGSGNVFAASLAKGEMHPLAAPFSIDRFHNGALIDEHGAAAVAH